One window from the genome of [Mycobacterium] stephanolepidis encodes:
- a CDS encoding serine hydrolase domain-containing protein → MTLKMTVSPALIGGGVDEGYGKIADAFRANFARGDEIGAAFSVYRDGVKVVDMWGGYRNGLTKDPWREDTIVNMFSTTKGVASLTVSVAASRGLVDYDAKVADYWPEFAQAGKANVTVRQLLSHQAGLPALDAPLKLADLTDPIKVSAVLAAQKPAWTPGTRHGYHALTLGWYESELIRRTDPAGRTIGRFFADEIAAPLSLDLHIGLPASVDRGRVAELHGWKRREALLHLNTMPPRFVLGLLNPRGLTGRSANLPNDIDAMTDFNQEKVRTVEMPAANGIGSARSVARAYGCAATGGAELGLTPATLETVTEPAVPPSRGIRDKVLHVDSVFSLGYCKPFRDCIFGSSGKAFGTPGLGGSFGFADPDTGVGFAYVMNRLGFHLFSDPRELALRQALFRDVLGTRPQT, encoded by the coding sequence ATGACGCTCAAGATGACGGTGTCACCTGCTCTGATCGGCGGCGGTGTCGATGAGGGGTACGGCAAGATCGCCGATGCATTCCGCGCCAACTTCGCGCGCGGAGACGAGATCGGTGCCGCATTCTCGGTATACCGCGACGGTGTGAAGGTCGTCGACATGTGGGGTGGCTACCGTAACGGCCTCACCAAGGACCCGTGGCGTGAAGACACCATAGTCAATATGTTTTCTACTACCAAAGGTGTTGCATCTCTTACTGTTTCCGTCGCGGCATCGCGCGGGCTGGTCGACTACGACGCAAAGGTCGCGGACTACTGGCCGGAGTTCGCGCAGGCCGGCAAGGCCAATGTCACAGTACGTCAACTGCTGTCCCACCAAGCCGGGTTGCCCGCACTCGACGCGCCGCTGAAACTGGCAGACCTGACCGACCCGATCAAGGTGTCCGCGGTGCTTGCCGCCCAAAAACCAGCGTGGACACCGGGAACCCGACATGGCTATCACGCACTCACCCTGGGCTGGTACGAATCCGAGCTCATCCGTCGCACCGACCCTGCCGGCCGCACCATCGGACGGTTCTTCGCCGACGAGATCGCCGCTCCTCTGAGCCTGGACCTACACATCGGATTACCCGCCTCGGTGGACCGCGGCCGGGTGGCCGAACTGCATGGCTGGAAGCGGCGGGAAGCGCTGCTACACCTCAACACCATGCCGCCCCGATTTGTACTGGGACTTCTGAACCCTCGCGGCCTGACCGGCCGAAGCGCCAACCTGCCCAACGATATCGACGCGATGACCGACTTCAACCAAGAGAAGGTGCGCACCGTCGAGATGCCCGCCGCCAATGGGATCGGCTCGGCCCGCTCGGTGGCTCGCGCATACGGTTGCGCGGCAACCGGTGGGGCCGAACTCGGTCTGACACCGGCGACCCTCGAAACAGTGACAGAACCCGCCGTTCCCCCCAGCAGAGGCATCCGCGACAAGGTGCTACATGTCGACTCGGTGTTCTCGCTGGGGTACTGCAAACCGTTCCGGGACTGCATCTTCGGGTCGTCCGGCAAGGCGTTCGGAACCCCCGGGCTCGGAGGCTCGTTCGGCTTTGCCGACCCTGACACCGGTGTCGGATTCGCCTACGTGATGAATCGATTGGGCTTTCACCTGTTCAGCGATCCCCGCGAACTCGCGCTACGTCAGGCACTGTTTCGGGATGTGCTGGGCACACGTCCGCAGACATAA
- the rplO gene encoding 50S ribosomal protein L15 yields MTIKLHHLRPAPGSKTERTRVGRGEGSKGKTAGRGTKGTKARKNVPVTFEGGQMPIHMRLPKLKGFKNRFRTEYQVVNVADIERLFPEGGDVTIEALVAKGAVRKNELVKVLGNGDLKVKVSVTANKFSDSAREKITAAGGSVNEA; encoded by the coding sequence ATGACCATCAAACTGCATCATCTACGCCCGGCCCCGGGCTCCAAGACCGAGCGCACCCGCGTCGGTCGTGGTGAGGGTTCCAAGGGTAAGACCGCGGGTCGCGGTACCAAGGGCACCAAGGCACGTAAGAACGTGCCGGTGACCTTCGAAGGTGGGCAGATGCCCATCCACATGCGGCTCCCGAAGCTCAAGGGCTTCAAGAACCGCTTCCGCACCGAATACCAGGTGGTGAACGTTGCCGACATCGAGCGGCTGTTCCCCGAGGGTGGCGACGTCACCATCGAGGCCCTGGTTGCCAAGGGTGCGGTGCGCAAGAACGAGCTGGTGAAGGTGCTCGGCAACGGAGACCTCAAGGTCAAGGTGTCGGTGACTGCCAACAAGTTCAGCGACTCGGCCCGCGAGAAGATCACCGCCGCAGGCGGATCGGTCAACGAGGCCTAG
- the rpmD gene encoding 50S ribosomal protein L30 → MADLKITQVRSTIGSRWKQRESLKTLGLRKIRQTVVREDNAQTRGLLQVVRHLVTVEDVK, encoded by the coding sequence ATGGCTGATCTGAAGATCACCCAGGTGCGCAGCACCATCGGATCCCGGTGGAAGCAGCGCGAATCGTTGAAGACACTGGGCCTGCGCAAGATTCGCCAGACCGTTGTCCGTGAGGACAACGCGCAGACCCGCGGCCTGCTCCAGGTGGTTCGCCACCTGGTCACCGTCGAGGACGTGAAGTAA
- the rpsE gene encoding 30S ribosomal protein S5, whose protein sequence is MMAQRNSGAPDNAGGANEGRDGGRGRRDNRDDRRGGRDNAEKSNYLERVVTINRVSKVVKGGRRFSFTALVIVGDGNGLVGVGYGKAKEVPAAIAKGVDEARKNFFRVPLIGGTIVHPVQGEDSAGVVMLRPASAGTGVIAGGAARAVLECAGVHDILAKSLGSDNAINVVHATVAALKQLQRPEEVAARRGLPIEDVAPAGMLRARAEFAAAAAQGGSHG, encoded by the coding sequence ATGATGGCGCAGCGCAATTCGGGCGCTCCCGACAATGCGGGCGGCGCCAACGAGGGTCGCGACGGCGGCCGTGGACGCCGTGACAACCGCGACGACCGTCGTGGTGGGCGTGACAACGCCGAGAAGAGCAACTACCTGGAGCGCGTTGTCACCATCAACCGCGTCTCCAAGGTCGTCAAGGGTGGTCGCCGGTTCAGCTTCACCGCACTGGTGATCGTCGGAGACGGCAACGGCCTGGTGGGCGTTGGCTACGGCAAGGCCAAGGAAGTTCCGGCCGCCATCGCCAAGGGTGTGGACGAGGCTCGCAAGAACTTCTTCCGCGTTCCGCTCATCGGTGGCACCATCGTCCACCCGGTTCAGGGCGAGGATTCCGCCGGAGTCGTCATGCTGCGTCCGGCCTCGGCCGGTACCGGTGTGATCGCCGGTGGTGCTGCCCGCGCAGTGCTGGAATGCGCCGGTGTGCACGACATCCTGGCCAAGTCGCTGGGTAGCGACAACGCCATCAACGTGGTCCATGCAACCGTCGCGGCGCTTAAGCAGCTGCAGCGCCCCGAAGAGGTTGCGGCCCGGCGCGGTCTGCCCATCGAGGACGTGGCACCGGCCGGCATGCTCCGGGCCCGCGCCGAGTTCGCAGCTGCGGCAGCACAGGGAGGCAGCCATGGCTGA
- the rplR gene encoding 50S ribosomal protein L18, with protein sequence MAQTKTEAKQHEPVGKSVSEVRRTSRLRRHARLRKKVSGTDARPRLVVNRSARHIHVQLVNDLTGTTLAAASSIEPDVQAVDGDKKARSARVGQLIAERAKAAGVDTVVFDRGGYTYGGRIAALADAARENGLVF encoded by the coding sequence ATGGCTCAAACGAAGACAGAAGCGAAGCAGCACGAGCCCGTGGGCAAGAGTGTCTCGGAGGTGCGCCGCACCTCGCGTCTGCGCCGCCACGCACGTCTGCGCAAGAAGGTGTCCGGCACGGACGCGCGGCCACGTCTGGTCGTCAACCGTTCGGCCCGCCACATCCATGTGCAGCTGGTCAACGATCTCACCGGCACCACTCTGGCGGCGGCCTCGTCCATCGAGCCCGACGTGCAGGCAGTGGACGGCGACAAGAAGGCACGCAGTGCTCGGGTCGGTCAGCTGATCGCCGAGCGTGCGAAGGCTGCAGGCGTGGACACCGTGGTGTTCGACCGCGGTGGCTACACCTACGGTGGCCGGATTGCCGCACTCGCAGACGCCGCCCGCGAGAACGGGCTGGTGTTCTGA
- the rplF gene encoding 50S ribosomal protein L6 — MSRIGKQPVLVPAGVDVNIDGQNISVKGSKGTLELTVSEPIAVSRNDDGAIVVTRPDDERRNRSLHGLSRTLIANLVTGVTQGYTTKMEIFGVGYRVVAKGSNLEFALGYSHPVLIEAPEGITFAVETPTKFSVSGIDKQKVGQISANIRRLRRPDPYKGKGIRYEGEQIRRKVGKTGK; from the coding sequence ATGTCGCGTATTGGAAAGCAGCCAGTGCTGGTTCCCGCCGGAGTGGACGTCAACATCGACGGCCAGAACATCTCCGTCAAGGGTTCCAAGGGCACTCTGGAACTGACAGTGAGCGAGCCGATTGCGGTCTCGCGCAACGACGATGGCGCCATCGTGGTGACCCGTCCCGATGACGAGCGTCGTAACCGCTCGCTCCACGGGTTGTCCCGCACCCTGATCGCCAACCTGGTGACCGGTGTGACGCAGGGTTACACCACCAAGATGGAGATCTTCGGCGTGGGTTACCGCGTCGTCGCCAAGGGATCGAACCTGGAGTTCGCGCTCGGTTACAGCCATCCGGTGCTGATCGAGGCGCCTGAGGGCATCACGTTCGCGGTCGAGACCCCCACCAAGTTCTCGGTCAGCGGAATCGACAAGCAGAAGGTTGGCCAGATCTCGGCCAACATCCGCCGCCTGCGTCGCCCCGACCCGTACAAGGGCAAGGGCATTCGCTACGAGGGTGAGCAGATCCGCCGCAAGGTCGGAAAGACAGGTAAGTGA
- the rpsH gene encoding 30S ribosomal protein S8, with translation MTMTDPIADFLTRLRNANSAYHDEVTLPHSKIKANIAEILKREGYITDYRTEDARVGKSLVVSLKYGPSRERSIAGLRRVSKPGLRVYAKSTNLPKVLGGLGVAIISTSTGLLTDRQAARQGVGGEVLAYVW, from the coding sequence ATGACTATGACTGATCCGATCGCAGACTTTCTGACACGTCTGCGCAATGCCAACTCGGCATACCACGATGAGGTGACCCTGCCGCACTCGAAGATCAAGGCCAATATCGCCGAGATCCTCAAGCGCGAGGGCTACATCACCGATTACCGCACCGAGGACGCCCGCGTGGGCAAGAGCCTGGTTGTCTCGCTCAAGTACGGCCCCAGCCGTGAGCGCAGCATCGCCGGTCTGCGTCGCGTGTCGAAGCCCGGTCTGCGTGTATACGCAAAATCCACAAATCTGCCCAAGGTTCTCGGTGGCCTCGGCGTGGCTATCATCTCCACGTCCACTGGCCTGCTTACCGACCGCCAGGCGGCCCGACAGGGCGTGGGCGGCGAAGTCCTCGCGTACGTCTGGTAG
- a CDS encoding MBOE_33420 family protein, producing the protein MRRYGGLVLAVVTAFAGAGVARADRPEPVPLYGTYDTYLDHSRQTFEGRPDASEPSTQAASFTTTCGAQGCVAHWLRLAELADNPHAPALFDYRWNGDRWESASDYPFHCGDGGAVIAARSDFLVPNGDGSFSGERTFTVGAPGCPDDGPGTYWLPFTLTPTG; encoded by the coding sequence ATGCGCAGGTACGGCGGGCTGGTGCTCGCGGTCGTCACGGCATTCGCGGGGGCCGGTGTGGCGCGCGCCGACCGGCCCGAGCCGGTGCCGCTGTATGGCACATACGACACGTATCTGGACCATTCGCGGCAGACGTTCGAGGGCAGGCCCGACGCCTCGGAGCCCTCGACCCAGGCGGCGAGCTTCACCACCACCTGCGGTGCGCAGGGCTGCGTGGCGCATTGGTTGCGGCTGGCCGAGCTTGCCGACAATCCCCATGCCCCCGCACTGTTCGACTACCGGTGGAACGGCGATCGATGGGAATCGGCCTCGGACTATCCGTTTCACTGTGGTGACGGCGGCGCGGTGATCGCGGCCCGGTCCGACTTCCTGGTGCCGAATGGCGATGGCAGCTTTTCGGGGGAGCGCACGTTCACCGTGGGAGCACCGGGATGTCCCGACGACGGACCGGGCACCTACTGGCTGCCGTTCACGCTGACGCCGACCGGCTGA
- the gdhA gene encoding NADP-specific glutamate dehydrogenase, giving the protein MPEALHPVFQPRFQTVLARNAGEAEFQQAVYEVMASLTPLVGKTPDYDRWSILERICEPERQIIFRVPWIRDDGAVEINRGYRVEFNSALGPYKGGLRFHPSVNLSIVKFLGFEQMFKNALTGLPIGGGKGGSDFDPKGRSDAEIMRFCQSFMTELYQHIGEYTDVPAGDIGVGQREIGYLFGQYKRITNRYESGVLTGKGLPWGGSQVRTEATGYGVVLFAQEMLAMRAQSLAGKTVVVSGAGNVAIYAVEKAQQLGAKVIACSDSDGYLVDERGLNLELLKEIKEIRRGRLSEYVEEHGGGARQVIDGTIWEVPCQVALPCATQNELDGTDARRLIENGVQLVAEGANMPCTPEAVKHFQDAAVLYAPGKASNAGGVATSALEMQQNASRDSWSFEQTESRLQSIMRSIHSTCVETADHYGDPGNYVTGANLAGYTRVADAMVALGVI; this is encoded by the coding sequence ATGCCTGAGGCTCTGCACCCCGTCTTCCAGCCGCGTTTCCAGACCGTCCTCGCACGTAACGCGGGGGAGGCGGAATTTCAGCAGGCTGTCTACGAGGTGATGGCCAGTCTTACCCCGTTGGTCGGCAAGACACCGGACTATGACCGCTGGTCGATTCTGGAACGCATCTGCGAGCCGGAGCGGCAGATCATCTTTCGGGTCCCATGGATCAGGGATGACGGCGCCGTCGAGATCAACCGCGGCTACCGGGTGGAGTTCAACTCCGCGCTGGGCCCGTACAAGGGCGGTCTGCGTTTCCATCCGAGCGTGAACCTGTCGATCGTCAAGTTCCTCGGCTTCGAGCAGATGTTCAAGAATGCGCTCACCGGGCTCCCCATCGGCGGCGGCAAGGGCGGATCGGATTTCGATCCCAAGGGCCGTTCCGACGCCGAGATCATGCGCTTTTGTCAGTCCTTCATGACCGAGCTGTACCAGCACATCGGCGAATACACGGACGTGCCGGCCGGTGATATCGGCGTGGGCCAGCGCGAGATCGGGTATCTGTTCGGGCAGTACAAGCGCATCACCAATCGCTACGAATCTGGCGTGCTGACCGGTAAGGGGCTGCCCTGGGGCGGATCTCAGGTGCGTACCGAGGCCACCGGTTACGGCGTGGTGCTTTTCGCCCAGGAGATGCTCGCGATGCGTGCTCAGTCTTTGGCCGGCAAGACGGTCGTGGTGTCCGGCGCGGGGAACGTCGCAATCTACGCCGTCGAGAAGGCCCAGCAGTTGGGCGCAAAGGTCATCGCCTGCTCCGATAGCGACGGTTACCTCGTCGACGAACGTGGCCTGAATCTCGAACTCCTCAAAGAGATCAAGGAGATTCGGCGGGGCCGGCTCTCCGAGTACGTCGAGGAGCACGGCGGCGGAGCGCGCCAGGTCATCGACGGCACTATCTGGGAGGTGCCCTGCCAGGTCGCGCTGCCATGCGCCACGCAGAACGAACTCGACGGCACGGACGCCCGCAGGCTCATCGAGAACGGGGTGCAGCTGGTCGCCGAGGGCGCCAACATGCCGTGCACTCCCGAGGCGGTGAAGCACTTCCAGGACGCGGCGGTGCTGTACGCCCCCGGCAAGGCGTCGAACGCCGGCGGAGTGGCCACCAGTGCGTTGGAAATGCAACAGAACGCCAGCCGTGACTCGTGGTCGTTCGAGCAGACCGAAAGCCGCCTGCAGTCGATCATGCGGTCCATCCACAGCACCTGCGTTGAAACGGCGGACCACTACGGCGACCCGGGGAACTATGTGACGGGCGCCAACCTCGCCGGATACACACGCGTCGCCGATGCGATGGTTGCCCTGGGCGTCATCTGA